In the Drosophila virilis strain 15010-1051.87 chromosome 4, Dvir_AGI_RSII-ME, whole genome shotgun sequence genome, TCATTTCCTCCTTACTCCCTCGGCCTGTACTCCTTCCTCTTTCTCTTTATCTTCCATACTTCTTACTATATCCCTACCTTTCTCCCTGTCTCTTTTaatctctctccctctctctctcgctctcttcctctctcactctcttcctctctcacTCTGCTACTTCTCTTTATCTCAAATTCTCTTGATTCtaatgtataaaatattctatatgttttatttcacCTTCCTGCCTTATTTTTATATCCATTACTAGTCTATTATATCTATTATGTGCATCTATTATTTCTCTCTCCCACAAGCACACTCTCGTTGGCTACTCTCTACTTATATTTTccttaaaattcattttatcaGTCGGTATACAATTCGGGGTCAAACTAATCGGATCACACTAATGTTATACATGTTTCTCTTTACCTCTCTTACTTCTTTTTGTCTCTTACTCAGTATTTCTCATTTCCTTTCTCTTCCACTGACTCTTTCTCTTATTCTTCTTCACTCagcaactctctctctctctctctctctttctgtcatATTTCAGCTCTTTTTTAGTATCTTTCTCTTACTTTCATACAGTCACTGACGTTTTTCTTTCAAATATCGCCTTACTATGTGATTCTCACtaattttttttggtaaattaaAGATATGGCTTCAGTATGCTTTCAaatgttaataattttaatgtatatcgtatgtatataataataataatatgtatttatgttagACGCGTGAGGAGGTATTTTAATAGGTCATCTAGTGGCTCTTTAATTATAACACTAGTAAATGTTTAacaactataaataaatatgtcatcaaacaaaattttagctttcattttatagatttagatacattttttatatacgtAATTAATTGTAGCAGTAGTTATCGTTGGCCGTAaccaaaataattgtttttatagcgCACCTTTTAATTTAAGAGCATCATTTTTTAAGAGTATTTCAAAATGAAGAGTTTCATAAACAACCTGCGCGCGCATTATCTGGGCACTTGTTGATttctcatacacacacacacgcaacagtcgcacacacacacttatgcaATGTCGAAGCACAGCTGTTTCTGCTCGCTGCCTGCGTCACGGCGCTGCAGCGCTGCTGCTTAAACTGTTTTTGGTTTGGCTAGTTTCtttgccgcacacacacaaacacacacacacaccacgcTCACATGCACACCTTTTGGCTGTGCTCGTTACCCACACACTCGTGCTAGACATTTGCGCTAATTTAATTAGAGGCCTCGTTTTACTTGCAAGTCGACAGGTGGTTGACATTTCTATACGGGGCAGCTGTGACGTTACCatttggcgttgccagactgcTGACAAGTTAACAGGAACAGGTGTAGGATAAGCCCAATTGGAACTTCTGAGAAGTTGGAGAGATgtagaaatttaaataagtcCGATTTGGATTTCAGCTTCCAATGTAAGGTTGGGTAGAAAAAAGAGTTCTAGTgggacaaaacattttgtttttgtgactttaatttaatataaccAGAGTCTTGTCAACTTCTGGCAATTATACAGTGTACCACTTCCTACATTTTGTTAGGCCCTCATTTCGACTGGTTCTTGAACTTTTCATAAACCTATCAATGCACAGAGATTTTTTACTTAGTTTTCTAATGCAATTCAACTTCATATTTGCTTTTCAGCGTTGGCAAATGGGCAACCCAATTTGGAGACGAGCTATTTCTGCTGGCCCAAAAGATAACCAAATCGCAGCAGATCAAAGAGAAATATAAAGGGTACAATGCACGCGTGGAACTAAAAAATGGCTCCGAACTGATCAAGTCCATCACAGCGAATGTGGGCAAAATGCTGGCACGAAAAATGGACGCAGTGCGCTGCATACAGGAGAAGGCGGAGAGTGTTAACGAGAACTTTGAGTTCAATCAGACATATGCTGAGGCGAACTTCACATACTACTCCAGCAAGTACTCGGCATTCAATGGTAACAGCTCGGAGCAGTTGGCGCCCAATGAGGAAGAATATGCGTATATGTATCGCGATATGATGCTTAATCCGGACACCCATTTCTACAATATATCCGTAGATACGGAGCACAGCTCGGTGCATGTGCCCTCGAATGTGTGGGATCGTGCGCCGCATGTGCTTAAGACAATACAATGGTCGGAGCAGCTGGATGAGGTGTTCCGACAGAACTATCAGTCCGATCCAGCATTGTCCTGGCAATATTTTGGCTCCGATACGGGCATATTGCGTCACTATCCCGCCGCACAGTGGACAGACTCGCGCGCAAATAAACTGGATGCGGATACCTATGATTGCCGCAAACGTTCCTGGTACATTGAAACGGCCACATGCTCCAAGGATATTGTCATATTGCTGGATCACTCGGGCTCGATGACTGGTCATCGCCATCATGTGGCCAAGTTCACCATACGCAGCATATTGGACACGTTCTCCAACAACGattttttcacaatttttcaGTATTCCAGCGAGGTGCAGGGCATTATACCCTGCTTTAAGGACGCACTGGTGCAAGCCACGCCCGAAAACATTGATGTCTTCAATTCGGCCATTGCCGATCTGGAAGATCCCGAGGGCTATGCGAATCTAACGCTGGCCTACGAGCACGCTTTTCAAATTCTAcgcaattattatataaatcgTCGCTGCAATGAAACCTCCACCTGCAACCAGGCTATTATGCTGGTCACCGACGGCGTTGCCGGCAATACCACCGATGTCTTTGAGAAATACAACTGGGGTGATGGAGAGAACGGCACCTCGCGCATGAATGTGCGCATCTTTACGTATCTGTTGGGCAAGGAGGTGACCAAGGTGCGCGAGATACAATGGATGGCCTGTCTGAATCGTGGCTACTATTCGCATGTCCAGACGCTCGACGAGGTGCACGAGGAGGTGCTCAAGTATGTCGATGTTATAGCCACGCCCTTGGTGCTGCAGAATGAACAGCATCCGCCTACTTGGACGCATGCTTTTACAGATAAAACGGTTGGTCTGATTCTCTCGTATATTTCCAAAACATGTCTGAATCTTTCATTCTTGCAGTATGATCCTATGAATAGCACAGAACGGCGACCTCGTCTCATGATAGCGGTGGGTGTACCCGCCTTTGATCGTTCCTATCTCCATGAGAACAGCACAAGGAGACGCGCCCGTCTACTGGGCGTGGCCGGAACGGATTTGCCAGTCGAGGATATCGACAAGCTAACCCTGCCCTATAAGGTAAGAGCTACTTGAGACTCTTATGAGAATATATTGAAAGAGCTGACCAATTCTTACAGCTGGGCGTAAATGGTTACTCCTTTGTGGTTTCCAACAATGGCTACATGCTGCTGCATCCGGATCTGCGACCCATTGGCGTAAGCAAGATACTTTTAACCAGCCAGAAAATTGTAGTTACCTATTATCCCTGCTCTTCAGTCCAATGGCAAAATGAATCCCAACTATAACAGCATTGATTTCACCGAAGTGGAGCATTTGTTTGAGGATCAGAATCCGCGTGAGCCTGGACAATCCATATTAAACCTGCGCAGCGCCATGGTGCATCATGAGGCCAACGAGTTTAGGGATATTCCGGTTAAGTTCCATTATGATAAAATGCGTCGCGTCTCGGAAGAGAAACAGGATTATTTCTTTGCGCCGCTGCCCAATACTCCATTTACTCTGGGCATTGTAATGCCCAGCGAGTATGGCAAGACTTGGATCAAGGTGGGCGATGAGGTGGACAAGAACAAGCACATGAAGGTAAACATATCGGAGTTCTTCATTGGCGAAAACTGGAAGGTGCATCCCGATTGGTATGTGGAAGATTGTTTTACCCATAGTCAGGCATTTTCGACTAACGCGCTGTTAATTCCCAATTCCTATCCCAAACAATATTTCTAGGGTCTACTGCAAGTATCACTATCTTGAGGGTCACGAATTCAAGACGCCTGAAGCGGAACTGCGCGAGTTTTTGGTAAAGATGATGGAACTCGACTGGAAGTGGCCGGAACAATATGCCGAAGATGAGTCCGATTGGGATGATAAAGATGATTGTGAGTACTCCATAGCAGTGCCAAACTACAACCAGCGCCAATTAATCTCTCTATCAATCGCAGTAAATTGTGGTCGCAAAACGCTCGGAGATGATGCCTACTATTGCAACAAGGAGCTGGTGAACTTGCTCATCTTTGATGCCAAAGTGACCAATTTTAGCTACGGCGAATGGAAGTTCGAGAATGATCAGGAGCGACAACTAATTGAACGCTTTGGTGCCACACTGCGTTTCGTGGCCACCATGAGTGGCCTGACACGCTGGCAGTTCATCTTTGGCGAGGTGGAAGTGGATACGGATCGGGAATTTGGCGATTATCATACAACAGCCATTGATGAGACCTGGTACAAGAGCGCCATATTGCAGCATCATCAGGAGAACACCGAGAGCTTTGTCTATTCGGTTAAACACTATCACGATCCGCTGGAGGATAGCGAACTCAAGGTAACCGCCTCGCATGCCATCTTTCCACGAGATGGCGGCAAAGAGGCGCCCGCCTGCGTAGTCGGTTTCCAGTTCTCACATGCGCGCATGTGGGAGCGCTTCTTCAACATTACCGCCGTGGATAATGTGAGTGCAGGGGGGCACCAAAGCGAATCAATCGGAtctttaattcttttttttctacGCACAGTGCAACAATTGCTTGCCCATCTGCACGGATGATGACGTTGACTGTTCGGTCATCGATAACAATGCGTACATTGTTGTTGGTCAGAACATAAACACGACGGGCAAATTCTTTGGTGAATTCCATGGCGATGTTATGGCCGCAATGGTGCAGAAGGGCATCTTCAAAAGCATCGAGGTCTATGACTATCAGGGGCTATGCAAAGTGGAGCCAACAACGCCCAGCGATGGACACAGTTTGTTGCATGTGAGTGCACGGACCACgtagaaaattcaattttaattttataaatataatttttaactGCGTGAATTCTGATACAAGCTTTTTTAAAAGGGCGTAAAGCCCTGCTTAAAAATCTGTCAGGAGTCTGTGTGAGACCTGTTCGCCGAATCAAACCTTTGTAAAACATGATTCAACCCCCTGGCTCAAACCGGTTTTTAACCAGTTTGAAACCTGTTTCAAACCAGCTTGAATTCATTCAAACCTGCTTTAAATATGCTTGAGGTCTTTTTATACCTACTTCTAACTTGTGTGAAATCTGTAAGCACCGTTTCAATCCCGTTTGATAACTATTACAAACCTGATAAAAAACCACGTCGTGACATCTTAGAGaccatttttataaaaaatattaatatgtgtataaccacatacatatatatattatatatatatttatatatttcgcaGCCGCTACAAGTGCTCGGGCTAGCTTGGAAGTGGTTAATAGCGCAGCTTTTCTGGCACTATCAAAGAGTTCAATGGTGGGTGGATGGTGCGCCCTGTAAGTAAATCGTAGCTGGAAAACCAACTTGAATTAACCAACAAATCGGTTAATTTATTCTGTCAATTAGTTATGGAGTATTTGGACAATATTGAGGATGAATATGTGGCTGTGGGCGACAGCAATTCGCCATCAGCAGCCAAGCCCAAGGAGGATGGCGACGATGGTGAGGCCATATTTCAAGAGCCCGAACCGGAGCCCATTTACAAGCCCTGCGATATGCGTTCAACGCTTTACGCGCTGCAACCCTCCGCCCTGGTGGGCATCAATGACTACATAGAGGTGCCATCGACGCGTCCATTTCTGGTAAAAAAGATACCGAACACGAATCTAGTGCTGATGGTGGTCAATGTACTGATGCCATCGCGCAGCGTACGCCTAACCACCGAACCGCAGCGCATAACCAACTACGAAGAAGAGTTTCCCTGCTACAAGCTGAATATGAGTTTCTACGAGCGTCGCCGCATTGAGGAGTGCTACACGAAGCACGACGATGTGAGCTaaccatttcaatttaataccgatatttcattatattcataaatgttttttttaggAGGAACTGTTCACCTATTGCGGCAACGCCTCACGGCTGGGCCTGACgcttcagctgctgccgctgaccATACTTTTGATGTTTTACTTGACGCGTTGCTTTATGCGCGTCTAGTTTATacaatatatgtgtatatataaatatatatatacatatatatatatatactatatacctATGTACTATTGCGATCTGTTTGTTTTTAGATTGTAAACTATTGTGTAGTACAATTCTAGTCGAAtgtttaacaacaaataacagaaaccaactaaaaaaaaaaacaaaggcacaatcttataaaaaaaaaaaaacttaaagcaAATTTAGTAACAACAATTTCAACTCTTAGACTTATAAAATACGCCAAATGTTAAGAATAAAAATCGTTTTACTTTACGAATTACAAAATCGTTGCTAAGCAGTCGAGGAAGCAACTCCTCAAATATTTCTAGATTCGTATAATTTCAACCACTTTTTTAGCTCTTACGGCTGTTTATCGAAAACTTAGAAggaaatttaagttttatacAAAAGCATATAGCTGAGAGGCGAACGTTTCATTAACTATTTTGATGGTTTAAAACTGGTAAAACCTATgccaaataataaacaaaaattgtatgtaaacaaaaataattcaaataataattatttttgtaattttataaaattagttgattttttacaaatgaaaaaatctaaaaacacacaaaagcaCACTATAAACCGATCtagatataaaatatttcgTCCCTTTTGCCCAAccgaagaatatatatatattacttgtATGGAAAGTCTTGCAAAATtctttagctttttcgtataCAATCAGATGGATTTTTTAAATGGTAAAAATCAAAGgatatgtttaaatataatatattctatataatataaaatataattaatgtattcaatgttttttataGATATTTGTTAACCGCTATtcaaagtttatatatatggtttttgtatatgtattgtaATAATGTACGGGAAGTATTTGTAAcgattttattgtattttatttattttacgcTCGAAAACAGACGAAAATATGCACTAAATTCAAGAAGTTGACTTCGGTTCGGCCGATGCTCtcaatacccttgcagatctTTAGGACACACAACTTTAAAATGTCTAGAAGAGCCCAAAAATGGTTTCAAATCATGaatgaaattaaaactaaaaaaatagaaaaatcttCACAATTATATTCTTTAGCCTATTATCGAGAT is a window encoding:
- the Ca-Ma2d gene encoding voltage-dependent calcium channel subunit alpha-2/delta-3 isoform X1, with translation MFGTCKKLMTHFAVILTAFLAAQPLLLLLICGPPHGGPASTTFLVHASAADEAVGKWATQFGDELFLLAQKITKSQQIKEKYKGYNARVELKNGSELIKSITANVGKMLARKMDAVRCIQEKAESVNENFEFNQTYAEANFTYYSSKYSAFNGNSSEQLAPNEEEYAYMYRDMMLNPDTHFYNISVDTEHSSVHVPSNVWDRAPHVLKTIQWSEQLDEVFRQNYQSDPALSWQYFGSDTGILRHYPAAQWTDSRANKLDADTYDCRKRSWYIETATCSKDIVILLDHSGSMTGHRHHVAKFTIRSILDTFSNNDFFTIFQYSSEVQGIIPCFKDALVQATPENIDVFNSAIADLEDPEGYANLTLAYEHAFQILRNYYINRRCNETSTCNQAIMLVTDGVAGNTTDVFEKYNWGDGENGTSRMNVRIFTYLLGKEVTKVREIQWMACLNRGYYSHVQTLDEVHEEVLKYVDVIATPLVLQNEQHPPTWTHAFTDKTYDPMNSTERRPRLMIAVGVPAFDRSYLHENSTRRRARLLGVAGTDLPVEDIDKLTLPYKLGVNGYSFVVSNNGYMLLHPDLRPIGSNGKMNPNYNSIDFTEVEHLFEDQNPREPGQSILNLRSAMVHHEANEFRDIPVKFHYDKMRRVSEEKQDYFFAPLPNTPFTLGIVMPSEYGKTWIKVGDEVDKNKHMKVNISEFFIGENWKVHPDWVYCKYHYLEGHEFKTPEAELREFLVKMMELDWKWPEQYAEDESDWDDKDDLNCGRKTLGDDAYYCNKELVNLLIFDAKVTNFSYGEWKFENDQERQLIERFGATLRFVATMSGLTRWQFIFGEVEVDTDREFGDYHTTAIDETWYKSAILQHHQENTESFVYSVKHYHDPLEDSELKVTASHAIFPRDGGKEAPACVVGFQFSHARMWERFFNITAVDNCNNCLPICTDDDVDCSVIDNNAYIVVGQNINTTGKFFGEFHGDVMAAMVQKGIFKSIEVYDYQGLCKVEPTTPSDGHSLLHPLQVLGLAWKWLIAQLFWHYQRVQWWVDGAPFMEYLDNIEDEYVAVGDSNSPSAAKPKEDGDDGEAIFQEPEPEPIYKPCDMRSTLYALQPSALVGINDYIEVPSTRPFLVKKIPNTNLVLMVVNVLMPSRSVRLTTEPQRITNYEEEFPCYKLNMSFYERRRIEECYTKHDDEELFTYCGNASRLGLTLQLLPLTILLMFYLTRCFMRV
- the Ca-Ma2d gene encoding voltage-dependent calcium channel subunit alpha-2/delta-3 isoform X2, encoding MLARKMDAVRCIQEKAESVNENFEFNQTYAEANFTYYSSKYSAFNGNSSEQLAPNEEEYAYMYRDMMLNPDTHFYNISVDTEHSSVHVPSNVWDRAPHVLKTIQWSEQLDEVFRQNYQSDPALSWQYFGSDTGILRHYPAAQWTDSRANKLDADTYDCRKRSWYIETATCSKDIVILLDHSGSMTGHRHHVAKFTIRSILDTFSNNDFFTIFQYSSEVQGIIPCFKDALVQATPENIDVFNSAIADLEDPEGYANLTLAYEHAFQILRNYYINRRCNETSTCNQAIMLVTDGVAGNTTDVFEKYNWGDGENGTSRMNVRIFTYLLGKEVTKVREIQWMACLNRGYYSHVQTLDEVHEEVLKYVDVIATPLVLQNEQHPPTWTHAFTDKTYDPMNSTERRPRLMIAVGVPAFDRSYLHENSTRRRARLLGVAGTDLPVEDIDKLTLPYKLGVNGYSFVVSNNGYMLLHPDLRPIGSNGKMNPNYNSIDFTEVEHLFEDQNPREPGQSILNLRSAMVHHEANEFRDIPVKFHYDKMRRVSEEKQDYFFAPLPNTPFTLGIVMPSEYGKTWIKVGDEVDKNKHMKVNISEFFIGENWKVHPDWVYCKYHYLEGHEFKTPEAELREFLVKMMELDWKWPEQYAEDESDWDDKDDLNCGRKTLGDDAYYCNKELVNLLIFDAKVTNFSYGEWKFENDQERQLIERFGATLRFVATMSGLTRWQFIFGEVEVDTDREFGDYHTTAIDETWYKSAILQHHQENTESFVYSVKHYHDPLEDSELKVTASHAIFPRDGGKEAPACVVGFQFSHARMWERFFNITAVDNCNNCLPICTDDDVDCSVIDNNAYIVVGQNINTTGKFFGEFHGDVMAAMVQKGIFKSIEVYDYQGLCKVEPTTPSDGHSLLHPLQVLGLAWKWLIAQLFWHYQRVQWWVDGAPFMEYLDNIEDEYVAVGDSNSPSAAKPKEDGDDGEAIFQEPEPEPIYKPCDMRSTLYALQPSALVGINDYIEVPSTRPFLVKKIPNTNLVLMVVNVLMPSRSVRLTTEPQRITNYEEEFPCYKLNMSFYERRRIEECYTKHDDEELFTYCGNASRLGLTLQLLPLTILLMFYLTRCFMRV